The Lysobacter capsici genome has a segment encoding these proteins:
- a CDS encoding nuclear transport factor 2 family protein has translation MLAFSLVLAAASAAAPAAPVADPATIAAIEATCFDYVDGQLEANPQRVARALHPDLAKRAVIGDTPYERLGLRRMSKEELVELTRQGALKTPKDQWNRTCRVLDVTDEAASVRLETPWFVDYFHMGRFDGKWIIVNALWHSKPKRR, from the coding sequence ATGTTGGCGTTTTCGCTGGTTCTTGCGGCCGCATCCGCGGCGGCGCCCGCCGCACCCGTCGCCGACCCGGCCACGATCGCCGCGATCGAAGCGACCTGCTTCGATTACGTGGACGGTCAGCTCGAAGCGAACCCGCAGCGGGTCGCGCGCGCACTGCATCCGGACCTGGCCAAGCGCGCGGTGATCGGCGACACGCCATACGAACGGCTGGGCCTGCGCCGCATGTCGAAGGAAGAACTGGTCGAACTGACCAGGCAGGGCGCGCTGAAGACCCCGAAAGATCAATGGAACCGGACTTGCCGGGTCCTCGACGTGACCGACGAGGCCGCATCGGTGCGCCTGGAAACGCCGTGGTTCGTCGACTATTTCCATATGGGCCGGTTCGACGGCAAATGGATCATCGTCAACGCGCTGTGGCACAGCAAACCCAAGCGCCGGTGA
- a CDS encoding DUF411 domain-containing protein, producing the protein MRISHAAGRSLLLATGLALSACARPPETALAATPVPATASAQQSAVADTWPRVLVHKSPTCGCCGLWVDHLRQAGFPVEVRDQDNIHPIKERLGIPFGKGSCHTAQIDGYVIEGHVPVEDIKRLLAERPQARGLTLPGMPAGSPGMEMPDGRVEPYTVELIAMDGSARPFAQHGGAGSR; encoded by the coding sequence ATGCGAATAAGCCATGCGGCGGGACGCTCGCTGTTGCTGGCAACCGGGTTGGCCTTGAGCGCCTGCGCCCGCCCGCCCGAGACCGCGCTCGCGGCGACGCCGGTCCCGGCAACGGCATCGGCTCAGCAGTCGGCGGTCGCCGACACCTGGCCGCGCGTGCTGGTGCACAAGAGTCCGACCTGCGGCTGCTGCGGCCTGTGGGTCGATCACCTGCGCCAGGCGGGGTTTCCGGTCGAGGTCCGCGATCAGGACAACATCCACCCGATCAAAGAGCGGCTCGGGATTCCGTTCGGCAAGGGCTCGTGCCACACCGCTCAGATCGACGGCTACGTGATCGAAGGCCATGTTCCGGTCGAGGACATCAAGCGCCTGCTCGCCGAGCGTCCGCAGGCGCGCGGCCTGACGCTGCCCGGCATGCCGGCCGGATCGCCGGGCATGGAAATGCCCGACGGCCGGGTGGAGCCGTACACGGTGGAGTTGATCGCCATGGACGGGAGCGCGCGGCCATTCGCCCAGCATGGCGGCGCCGGATCGCGATGA
- a CDS encoding c-type cytochrome — MNVAARSILSVAVAAGFISLVGAIAVYSGAYNVAADEPHTRAVYALLETARVRSIAVRADALRVPADLGDEARIRQGAGNYAAMCMGCHLAPGMEPTELSKGLYPAPPDLTRKTVSAGEAFWVIKHGIKASGMPAWGGSMGDDYIWNLAAFLQQLPKLDRPKYEALVAASGGHSHGGGETGGHAHAAEAMDHDGVMPRDHAGHDAMSDASDPSPARSATPHTHADGKPHAHASAATPRQSTSSQNRPAADTHADMAQPATPAKPSSTTEDSHEHQH, encoded by the coding sequence ATGAACGTCGCTGCGCGATCCATCCTTTCCGTCGCCGTTGCGGCGGGTTTCATCAGCCTGGTCGGCGCGATCGCCGTCTACAGCGGCGCCTACAACGTCGCCGCCGACGAACCGCACACGCGCGCGGTGTACGCGTTGCTGGAAACCGCTCGCGTCCGCTCCATCGCCGTGCGCGCCGACGCCTTGCGGGTGCCGGCCGATCTCGGCGACGAGGCGCGTATCCGTCAGGGCGCGGGCAACTACGCCGCGATGTGCATGGGCTGCCACCTCGCGCCGGGCATGGAGCCGACCGAACTGAGCAAGGGCCTGTATCCGGCGCCGCCGGACCTCACTCGGAAAACCGTATCCGCCGGTGAGGCGTTCTGGGTGATCAAGCACGGCATCAAGGCCAGCGGCATGCCGGCCTGGGGCGGGAGCATGGGCGACGACTACATCTGGAATCTGGCGGCATTTCTTCAACAGCTGCCCAAACTCGACCGGCCGAAGTACGAGGCCTTGGTCGCCGCCAGCGGCGGCCATTCGCACGGCGGCGGCGAGACCGGCGGGCATGCGCATGCGGCCGAAGCGATGGACCACGATGGCGTCATGCCGCGGGACCACGCCGGCCACGACGCGATGAGCGACGCGTCCGATCCGTCGCCGGCGCGCAGCGCTACGCCGCACACCCACGCCGACGGCAAGCCGCATGCCCATGCATCGGCGGCCACGCCGCGCCAATCGACGTCCTCGCAGAACCGGCCGGCCGCCGACACCCACGCGGACATGGCCCAGCCGGCGACACCAGCCAAACCATCCTCGACAACGGAAGACAGTCATGAGCATCAACATTGA
- a CDS encoding CopL family metal-binding regulatory protein, translated as MSVSTVLLRVLLSLILVLNGIGSAHASVQMSVNMAMPWSERAIGAADKAAGSHCAGHALAMTASQHDADHADAPAAAPEPCDPAAPDCCKSSACRCACPQVCASLIPMVPQAPLLAARDRAAGDLALAYPAPALPHLIRPPIA; from the coding sequence ATGTCCGTATCGACCGTGCTGCTGCGCGTTCTGCTGAGCCTGATCCTGGTCTTGAACGGGATCGGGTCGGCGCACGCGTCGGTGCAAATGTCCGTGAACATGGCGATGCCGTGGAGCGAGCGGGCGATCGGCGCGGCGGACAAGGCCGCGGGATCGCATTGCGCCGGCCATGCCTTGGCGATGACGGCGAGTCAGCACGACGCGGACCACGCCGATGCGCCCGCCGCGGCGCCAGAACCTTGCGACCCCGCCGCGCCGGACTGCTGCAAATCCTCGGCATGTCGCTGCGCCTGCCCGCAGGTGTGCGCGTCGCTGATTCCCATGGTGCCTCAGGCGCCGTTGCTGGCCGCGCGCGATCGCGCGGCCGGGGACTTGGCGCTCGCGTACCCCGCGCCGGCCTTGCCGCATTTGATCCGACCTCCCATCGCCTGA
- a CDS encoding energy transducer TonB has protein sequence MIARSVPARSRAARRVALVRAIERRPGRRGARASLRPHHQHRARDGPRLDEGMLMKQAVASLVLGAVAIFAAAPVAAEHASDIGASVDISSRRLNPAKYPSQAIEACVGGTVIVLVDVDKNGEFSKATVERSGGQAYFDEAALEAAKHWRYNPAMEGGQSAAGRLRIPVDFPVYEGCWASVEVDVEARPDSASMKANPPKWPASVKDDKLRGKVVLLIQIDRDGGRKNLKVGESSGHDDVDTAAVFAALQWTYRPAVLDGEPVASVLHWPVFFGQKTPPPYR, from the coding sequence GTGATCGCGCGCAGCGTGCCGGCGCGCTCCAGGGCGGCTCGGCGTGTCGCCCTCGTTCGCGCCATCGAACGCCGGCCTGGGCGTCGCGGCGCGCGTGCTAGCCTTCGTCCACACCACCAACACCGGGCCCGAGACGGGCCGCGGCTCGATGAAGGGATGCTCATGAAACAAGCCGTTGCTTCGCTCGTGCTCGGCGCGGTCGCGATATTCGCCGCGGCGCCCGTCGCCGCCGAGCACGCATCGGATATCGGTGCCAGCGTCGATATTTCCTCGCGCAGGCTCAATCCAGCCAAATATCCGTCGCAAGCGATCGAGGCCTGCGTGGGCGGCACGGTGATCGTGCTGGTGGACGTCGACAAGAACGGCGAGTTCAGCAAGGCGACGGTCGAACGATCCGGTGGCCAGGCCTATTTCGACGAGGCGGCGCTGGAGGCGGCGAAGCATTGGCGTTACAACCCGGCCATGGAAGGCGGCCAGTCCGCGGCGGGAAGGTTGCGCATACCCGTGGATTTTCCGGTGTACGAGGGCTGCTGGGCCTCGGTCGAAGTCGATGTCGAGGCCCGGCCCGACAGCGCCTCGATGAAGGCGAATCCGCCGAAGTGGCCCGCCTCGGTCAAGGACGACAAGCTGCGCGGTAAGGTCGTGCTGCTGATCCAGATCGATCGCGACGGCGGCAGGAAAAACCTCAAGGTCGGCGAGTCCAGCGGGCATGACGATGTCGACACCGCGGCCGTGTTCGCGGCGCTGCAATGGACCTATCGGCCCGCCGTGCTCGACGGCGAACCGGTCGCCTCGGTGCTTCACTGGCCGGTGTTTTTCGGACAGAAGACGCCGCCGCCGTATCGTTGA
- a CDS encoding toxic anion resistance protein, whose amino-acid sequence MTMQTSSQPAAETSVLTLDMPEPAAIVREPDQASAMIPFKDELRTQLLSQADGFIQDLLTLDPHSEDFRSRVDSAFRLGRKEIGDSTLLTNKFLDKSFVKDADSPAFKVMSEMRMLFEDLNPSKEGDLLGVHKLLGLIPFGNKLRAYLLRFDAAGDSIRKTIDHLYGVQDELARDDQALYATMQKLLEALTRLKAADMFANELDAKLSAAIDGLKATDPARAKAVEQEVLFYVRQASQDIKTQILVCINGYKMLEGLRKTGRELRNGCDRMATIGMSSLSIAVTLARAQGYQIKVMDALASSSKAIEGLIASTSTQFGQHVDRVAEFQSNPLIGVQALQTAFDTTFAALDRMDEFRGKAIQTMGVNIGNLKTLIDKGEARMNREGTAIAAMQHATAAPAGPVAL is encoded by the coding sequence ATGACCATGCAGACTTCGTCGCAGCCGGCCGCAGAAACCTCGGTGCTGACCCTGGACATGCCCGAACCGGCCGCGATCGTGCGCGAGCCCGATCAGGCCAGCGCGATGATCCCGTTCAAGGACGAACTGCGCACGCAGCTGTTGTCGCAGGCCGACGGCTTCATCCAGGACCTGCTGACCCTCGACCCGCATTCGGAGGATTTCCGCAGCCGCGTCGACAGCGCGTTCCGCCTGGGCCGCAAGGAAATCGGCGACAGCACCTTGCTGACCAACAAGTTCCTCGACAAGAGTTTCGTCAAGGACGCCGACAGCCCGGCGTTCAAGGTGATGAGCGAGATGCGCATGCTGTTCGAGGACCTCAACCCCTCGAAGGAAGGCGACCTGCTCGGCGTGCACAAGCTGCTCGGCCTGATCCCGTTCGGCAACAAGCTGCGCGCCTATCTGCTGCGCTTCGATGCCGCCGGCGATTCGATCCGCAAGACCATCGACCATCTATACGGCGTGCAGGACGAACTCGCGCGCGACGATCAGGCGCTGTACGCGACCATGCAGAAACTGCTGGAGGCGCTGACCCGACTCAAGGCCGCCGATATGTTCGCCAACGAACTCGACGCCAAGCTGTCGGCCGCGATCGACGGCCTCAAGGCCACCGATCCCGCGCGCGCCAAGGCGGTCGAACAGGAAGTGCTGTTCTACGTGCGCCAGGCGAGCCAGGACATCAAGACCCAGATCCTGGTCTGCATCAACGGCTACAAGATGCTCGAAGGCCTGCGCAAGACCGGGCGCGAGTTGCGCAACGGCTGCGACCGCATGGCCACCATCGGCATGTCCAGCCTGTCGATCGCGGTAACCCTGGCGCGCGCGCAGGGCTACCAGATCAAGGTGATGGATGCATTGGCGTCGAGTTCGAAAGCCATCGAAGGCTTGATTGCCTCGACCTCGACTCAGTTCGGCCAGCACGTCGACCGCGTCGCCGAGTTCCAGAGCAATCCGCTGATCGGCGTGCAGGCGCTGCAGACCGCGTTCGACACCACCTTCGCCGCGCTCGACCGCATGGACGAGTTCCGCGGCAAGGCGATCCAGACCATGGGCGTGAACATCGGCAACCTCAAGACCCTGATCGACAAGGGCGAGGCGCGCATGAACCGCGAAGGCACCGCGATCGCGGCGATGCAGCACGCGACCGCCGCGCCGGCCGGTCCGGTCGCGCTCTGA
- a CDS encoding substrate-binding and vWA domain-containing protein, whose amino-acid sequence MIRLLRLFAAAVAVSVLAACGGGAQDGASPDSDARPRRAFTVLAGSEIKDVDTQLGDDIRKATGIDVRFTYSGTLDAIDRLNAGEAFDAVWVSHGKYLAMNPTLKSRIKAQEKIMLSPVILGVKASKAAALGWDKTDPTWKDIADAAGSGRFTFGMTNPTASNTGFTAVIGIAAALASNPDALTEADVANPALKAFYQGQRMTAGSSGWLADAYASDPSKADGLINYESVILSLNHGGKLPEPLVPVYPKEGIITADYPLMLLDTGKRGDYDTLVAYLRSPAFQTRLSAATLRRPVSPDATAASEIPNRTLIELPFPGQPQVIDRLLDSFLADMRIPSTSRYVLDLSGSMERDDRLGQLKTAMNTLAGGDSASLSSRYARFQNRERIGLLPFSSRPMPTRTFDMGSGADSNRATLAAIQAAVEPMAADGGTAIYDSVRQALLELAGEKRSRPDKRYYTVVLMTDGENNEGIDLQEFLRWRESQDDAVRSIRVFPIIFGEADASEMKSLADATGGKAFDAKSQSLALVFKDIRGYQ is encoded by the coding sequence ATGATCCGACTGTTACGCCTGTTCGCCGCCGCCGTGGCCGTGTCCGTGCTGGCCGCGTGCGGCGGCGGCGCGCAGGACGGCGCCTCGCCCGACAGCGACGCCCGTCCGCGACGCGCGTTCACCGTGCTCGCCGGTTCCGAGATCAAGGACGTCGATACGCAGCTCGGCGACGACATCCGCAAGGCGACCGGCATCGATGTGCGCTTCACCTATTCGGGCACGCTCGACGCGATCGACCGGCTCAACGCGGGCGAAGCCTTCGATGCGGTGTGGGTCAGCCACGGCAAGTACCTGGCGATGAATCCCACGCTCAAGTCGCGGATCAAGGCGCAGGAAAAAATCATGCTGTCGCCGGTGATACTCGGCGTAAAGGCATCGAAGGCCGCGGCGCTGGGCTGGGACAAGACCGACCCGACCTGGAAGGACATCGCCGACGCCGCCGGCAGCGGCCGCTTCACCTTCGGCATGACCAATCCGACCGCGAGCAACACCGGCTTCACCGCGGTGATCGGCATCGCCGCGGCGCTGGCGTCCAATCCCGATGCGCTGACCGAAGCCGACGTCGCCAACCCGGCGCTCAAGGCGTTCTATCAGGGCCAGCGCATGACCGCCGGTTCCTCGGGTTGGCTCGCCGATGCCTACGCAAGCGACCCGTCCAAGGCCGACGGCCTCATCAACTACGAGTCGGTGATCCTCTCGCTCAATCACGGCGGCAAGCTGCCCGAGCCGCTGGTGCCGGTGTATCCCAAGGAAGGCATCATCACCGCCGACTATCCGCTGATGCTGCTCGACACCGGCAAGCGCGGCGACTACGACACGCTGGTGGCGTATCTGCGCTCGCCCGCGTTCCAGACCCGGTTGTCGGCCGCGACCTTGCGCCGCCCGGTCAGTCCGGACGCGACCGCGGCGTCGGAGATTCCCAACCGTACCCTGATCGAATTGCCGTTCCCCGGCCAGCCACAGGTCATCGATCGCCTGCTCGACAGTTTCCTCGCCGACATGCGCATCCCGTCGACCTCGCGCTACGTGCTCGACCTGTCGGGCTCGATGGAACGCGACGATCGCCTGGGCCAGCTCAAGACGGCGATGAACACCCTGGCCGGCGGCGACAGCGCATCGCTGAGCTCGCGTTATGCGCGCTTCCAGAACCGCGAACGCATCGGCCTGCTGCCGTTCTCCAGCCGGCCGATGCCGACCCGCACCTTCGACATGGGCAGCGGCGCCGACAGCAACCGCGCCACCCTCGCGGCGATCCAGGCCGCGGTGGAGCCGATGGCCGCCGACGGCGGCACCGCGATCTACGACAGCGTGCGCCAGGCCTTGCTCGAACTGGCCGGCGAGAAACGCAGCCGTCCGGACAAGCGCTATTACACCGTGGTGCTGATGACCGACGGCGAAAACAACGAAGGCATCGACCTGCAGGAATTTCTGCGCTGGCGCGAGAGCCAGGACGATGCGGTCCGATCGATCCGGGTATTCCCGATCATCTTCGGCGAGGCCGACGCCTCGGAAATGAAGTCGCTGGCCGATGCCACCGGCGGCAAGGCCTTCGATGCGAAGTCGCAATCGCTTGCGCTCGTGTTCAAGGACATCCGCGGCTACCAGTGA
- a CDS encoding saccharopine dehydrogenase family protein — protein sequence MTTHNRTATVFGAYGHTGRFVVAELVARGWTPILSGRDAGKLADLGQAFPGLQQRPASIEDAASLDRALDGAAAVINCAGPFLDTAAPVIEAALRARIHYLDVCAEQQAVIDIYERFAESAKAAGITILPAMAFYGGLADLLATAALGDWNDAEAIEIAVALDSWHPTVGTRLTGERNHYRRRVVSNGALAFVADPAPTREWSFPAPFATQEVVAIPLSEIITLSRHVRSDEVHSYMNLAPLKDLRDPKTPTPVATDAQGRSSQRFVMDTVVRRNGQARHASASGRDIYAITAPLIVEALRRIGDGRSHATGVVAPGEAFDARDFLEALPALSLSFRQQ from the coding sequence ATGACCACCCACAATCGAACCGCCACCGTGTTCGGTGCCTATGGCCATACCGGCCGTTTCGTCGTCGCCGAGTTGGTCGCGCGCGGCTGGACCCCGATCCTGTCCGGCCGCGACGCGGGCAAGCTGGCTGACCTCGGCCAGGCGTTTCCCGGACTGCAGCAGCGGCCCGCGTCGATCGAAGACGCCGCCTCGCTGGATCGCGCGCTGGACGGTGCGGCGGCGGTGATCAATTGCGCCGGGCCGTTCCTGGACACCGCCGCGCCGGTGATCGAAGCCGCGCTGCGCGCGCGCATCCACTACCTCGATGTCTGCGCCGAGCAGCAGGCGGTGATCGATATCTACGAACGCTTCGCCGAATCGGCGAAAGCCGCCGGCATCACGATCCTGCCGGCGATGGCGTTCTACGGCGGCCTCGCCGATCTGCTCGCCACCGCGGCGCTCGGCGACTGGAATGATGCCGAGGCCATCGAGATCGCGGTCGCGCTCGACAGCTGGCATCCCACCGTCGGCACCCGCCTGACCGGCGAGCGCAATCATTACCGGCGCCGGGTGGTGTCGAACGGCGCGCTGGCGTTCGTCGCCGATCCGGCGCCGACGCGCGAATGGAGCTTTCCCGCGCCGTTCGCCACCCAGGAAGTGGTCGCGATACCGTTGTCGGAGATCATCACCCTGTCGCGGCATGTGCGCAGCGACGAGGTGCATTCGTACATGAATCTCGCGCCGCTCAAGGATCTGCGCGATCCGAAAACGCCGACGCCGGTGGCGACCGATGCGCAGGGGCGTTCGTCGCAACGGTTCGTGATGGATACCGTGGTGCGCAGGAACGGACAGGCCCGCCATGCCAGCGCGAGCGGACGCGACATCTACGCGATCACCGCGCCGTTGATCGTGGAAGCGCTGCGGCGCATCGGCGATGGACGCAGTCACGCGACCGGGGTCGTCGCACCCGGCGAGGCCTTCGACGCGCGCGACTTTCTCGAAGCCTTGCCGGCGCTCAGTCTGTCGTTCCGGCAGCAGTGA
- a CDS encoding 2Fe-2S iron-sulfur cluster-binding protein, protein MTPWMRWLHKWVGLLIGLQFVLWMASGLMMGLLPHDKVQGHEFRAHAPAPRAWPADVLAAGEVLKQAGSAQVIVSGWLLDRPVYQALDGKRQRLFDARTGRAVVIDRELARALAVASYSGPGKPQTPILLDWTQEVRDHQARSWRVDFDDAQDTTVYLSAQTGEVLEHRNSTWRLFDVFWMLHIMDYANRSNFNNPLVIGAGIGGLWLALTGVWLLVASFHLREFVPQRWRRARELTVYAPNGSKLRTVKAAAGDSVYVALARNGLQLPSNCGGGQSCGLCEVRYRGVPPAPTAADRAHLSESKLKIGHRLACNLPLDADMEVEVAGGASLWTEHEATVERVSAVTPFLREIVLKPAQPPGPEYQPGAYLQVHVPDYELPCDRIVRPDEHHGDWAALDLPDTLSNREAVRRSYSLSLPIDATDGRLTLLARFSPGRQDRKRQPPGKGSTYLYTLQPGDRVNFSGPFGDFAIRPNAREKVFIGGGAGMAPLRAMIHSLLSQGAQERIHYWYGARVLRDAPYVDEMASLAQRNANFSWHLVLSEAAECDDALVRGLVHEAAHDRLLKDHPALLDCDFYLCGPPAMLAATRQLLHRLGVPDEQVAFDDFKI, encoded by the coding sequence ATGACGCCGTGGATGCGTTGGCTGCATAAATGGGTCGGCCTGTTGATCGGTCTGCAGTTCGTGCTGTGGATGGCCAGCGGCCTGATGATGGGGTTGCTGCCGCACGACAAAGTGCAGGGCCACGAGTTCCGCGCGCATGCTCCCGCGCCGCGCGCCTGGCCGGCGGACGTGCTGGCGGCGGGCGAGGTGTTGAAGCAGGCCGGATCGGCGCAGGTGATCGTGTCGGGCTGGTTGCTCGATCGCCCGGTGTATCAGGCGCTCGACGGCAAGCGGCAACGTTTGTTCGATGCCCGCACCGGCCGCGCGGTAGTCATCGACCGCGAACTCGCGCGCGCGCTGGCGGTGGCCTCGTACAGCGGTCCCGGCAAGCCGCAAACGCCGATCCTGCTGGACTGGACCCAGGAAGTGCGCGATCACCAGGCGCGTTCGTGGCGGGTCGACTTCGACGATGCGCAGGATACGACCGTATACCTGTCGGCGCAGACCGGCGAAGTGCTGGAACATCGCAACAGCACCTGGCGCTTGTTCGATGTGTTCTGGATGTTGCACATCATGGACTACGCCAATCGCTCGAACTTCAACAACCCGCTGGTGATCGGCGCCGGCATCGGCGGCCTGTGGCTGGCGTTGACCGGCGTGTGGCTGCTGGTCGCCAGCTTCCATCTGCGCGAGTTCGTTCCGCAGCGTTGGCGCCGCGCGCGCGAACTGACCGTGTACGCACCCAACGGCAGCAAGCTGCGCACGGTCAAGGCCGCGGCCGGCGACAGCGTGTACGTGGCCTTGGCGCGCAACGGCCTGCAACTGCCGTCCAACTGCGGCGGCGGCCAGAGTTGCGGGCTGTGCGAGGTGCGTTATCGCGGCGTGCCGCCCGCGCCGACCGCGGCCGATCGCGCGCACCTGAGCGAGAGCAAGCTCAAGATCGGTCATCGCCTGGCCTGCAATCTGCCGCTGGACGCCGATATGGAGGTCGAGGTGGCCGGCGGCGCGAGTCTGTGGACCGAGCACGAGGCCACGGTCGAGCGGGTCAGCGCGGTCACGCCGTTCCTGCGCGAGATCGTGCTCAAGCCGGCGCAGCCGCCGGGGCCGGAGTACCAGCCCGGCGCGTATCTGCAGGTGCATGTGCCCGACTACGAACTGCCTTGCGATCGCATTGTCCGGCCCGACGAGCATCACGGCGACTGGGCCGCGCTGGACTTGCCCGATACCTTGTCCAACCGTGAGGCCGTGCGTCGTTCGTACTCGTTGTCGTTGCCGATCGATGCGACTGACGGCCGCCTGACCTTGCTGGCGCGTTTCAGTCCGGGCCGGCAGGATCGCAAACGTCAGCCACCGGGCAAGGGCTCGACCTATCTGTACACCTTGCAGCCCGGCGACCGGGTCAACTTCAGCGGCCCGTTCGGCGACTTCGCGATTCGTCCGAACGCACGCGAGAAGGTCTTCATCGGCGGCGGCGCCGGCATGGCGCCGTTGCGCGCGATGATCCATTCGCTGCTCAGCCAGGGCGCGCAGGAACGCATCCATTACTGGTACGGCGCGCGGGTACTGCGCGATGCGCCGTACGTGGATGAAATGGCTTCGCTGGCGCAGCGCAACGCTAACTTCAGCTGGCATCTGGTGCTGTCGGAAGCGGCCGAATGCGACGATGCGCTGGTGCGTGGCCTGGTGCATGAGGCCGCGCACGATCGCCTGCTGAAGGATCATCCCGCGTTGCTGGACTGCGATTTCTACCTGTGCGGCCCGCCGGCGATGCTGGCGGCGACGCGGCAGTTGTTGCATCGCCTCGGCGTGCCGGACGAGCAGGTGGCGTTCGACGATTTCAAGATCTAG
- a CDS encoding PepSY domain-containing protein yields MKPAFWARRAHKWIGLIVGVQALLWMISGVYMTVVPLEIIHGDHLAHAHNQSLAAATPRIGQAALLDRYPNITSIKLKRLLDQEVYEIKQEKIGQDKQASLIDARSGAKITPLERATVVALARKAYQGEAEIIGVEWVTKAPQEVAKRPVPMWAVRFADSGATTFYFSPDTGDLLARRHSLWRWFDFLWMFHIMDYQERSDVNNTLLRIAASVGLLFALSGAWLVFYSFRWRRTA; encoded by the coding sequence ATGAAACCGGCATTCTGGGCGCGCCGCGCCCACAAGTGGATCGGCCTGATCGTCGGCGTGCAGGCGCTGCTATGGATGATCAGCGGGGTCTATATGACCGTCGTTCCGCTCGAGATCATTCACGGCGATCACCTCGCCCACGCGCACAATCAATCGCTCGCCGCGGCCACGCCGCGGATCGGGCAGGCCGCCTTGCTCGATCGTTATCCGAACATCACCTCGATCAAGCTCAAGCGCTTGCTGGATCAGGAGGTGTACGAGATCAAGCAGGAAAAAATCGGGCAGGACAAACAAGCCTCGCTGATCGACGCGCGCAGCGGCGCGAAGATCACCCCGCTGGAACGCGCCACGGTGGTCGCGCTGGCGCGCAAGGCCTACCAGGGCGAAGCCGAGATCATCGGCGTGGAATGGGTAACCAAGGCGCCGCAGGAAGTGGCGAAACGGCCGGTGCCGATGTGGGCGGTGCGTTTCGCCGACAGCGGCGCGACCACGTTCTATTTTTCGCCCGACACCGGCGACCTGCTGGCGCGCCGCCACAGCCTGTGGCGCTGGTTCGATTTCCTGTGGATGTTCCACATCATGGATTACCAGGAGCGCAGCGACGTCAACAACACCTTGTTGCGCATCGCCGCGTCGGTCGGCCTGCTGTTCGCGCTGAGCGGCGCGTGGCTGGTGTTCTACAGCTTCCGCTGGAGGCGAACCGCATGA